A single window of Achromobacter xylosoxidans DNA harbors:
- a CDS encoding LysR family transcriptional regulator, with amino-acid sequence MELRQLRYFVRVVEAGSIGRAAMSLGMVTSALSQQISRLEGELATRLLQRSASGVVPTDAGLAFFRQAQLALRHADDAIQAAQQARLAGHVSVGLPSTTAAILGAPFVQAMNQRYPDIRLHLVEALSGHLADMLNGRQLDLAIVFHAEAARRWSVMPLLDEPLYLCARRDMPGLPAGPTTRLDEIAGLPLVLPGGRHGLRASVNLAFQQAGHVPRVVAEVDGLALLMDVVQLGYAATIQPSSATARIAPGQLAMARIDEADLFRPNLLASLSDDELSPAALAARLVLADVSRRLARDGKWAVTALHES; translated from the coding sequence ATGGAACTGCGCCAGCTTCGTTATTTCGTTCGCGTCGTCGAAGCCGGCAGCATCGGCCGCGCGGCCATGTCGCTGGGCATGGTGACGTCCGCGCTCAGCCAGCAGATCAGCCGGCTCGAAGGCGAACTGGCCACGCGGCTGCTGCAACGCAGCGCCAGCGGCGTGGTGCCCACCGACGCCGGGCTGGCGTTCTTCCGCCAGGCCCAGTTGGCGCTGCGCCATGCCGACGACGCGATCCAGGCCGCGCAGCAGGCGCGCCTGGCCGGTCACGTCAGCGTCGGCCTGCCATCCACCACCGCGGCCATCCTGGGCGCGCCGTTCGTGCAGGCCATGAACCAGCGCTATCCCGATATCCGTCTGCATCTGGTGGAGGCATTGTCCGGCCATCTGGCCGACATGCTCAACGGCCGCCAGCTCGACCTGGCCATCGTGTTCCATGCCGAGGCGGCGCGCCGCTGGAGCGTTATGCCGCTGCTGGACGAACCCCTCTATCTATGCGCCCGGCGTGACATGCCGGGACTGCCCGCCGGCCCCACCACACGCCTGGACGAGATCGCCGGCCTGCCGCTGGTGCTGCCCGGCGGCCGCCACGGGCTGCGCGCCTCGGTCAACCTGGCGTTTCAGCAGGCGGGCCACGTGCCGCGGGTGGTGGCCGAGGTCGATGGCCTGGCGCTGCTGATGGACGTGGTGCAGCTGGGTTACGCCGCCACCATCCAGCCCAGCTCGGCCACCGCGCGCATCGCGCCGGGCCAGTTGGCGATGGCGCGGATCGACGAGGCCGACCTGTTCCGGCCCAATCTGCTGGCCAGCCTGTCGGACGACGAACTGTCGCCGGCGGCGCTGGCTGCGCGCCTGGTGCTGGCCGACGTCTCGCGCAGGTTGGCGCGAGACGGCAAATGGGCCGTTACCGCGCTGCATGAGTCGTGA